From the genome of Bacteroides sp.:
TCCATTTGCTTCATCTCCCCTTGAAAATCCACCAGGCAGTATTGTATTGCTTCCTGCGCTTTAACTTTTTTTCCTGAAAGCATCAGCTGCTTTGCATTGTTCTCCCCAATCCTCCTGATCACAAAAGGGGAGATTGTGGCAGGTACCAGCCCAAGTTTTACCTCGCTGAACGAAAAGATGGCTTTATCTTCGGCCAGCACAAAATCGGCACAGGCTATCAAGCCCAATGCTCCACCCATAGCAGCTCCGTGCACCAGGGCAATCAGGGGTTTAGGAAAATGGTAGAGCGACCGGTAGAGGTTCGCCAGCACCCATCCCGAACGGTCCTGTGGCTGAAGGTCATTTCCCTGGCTCATCCAGCGCAGGTCACCTCCGGCACAGAAATAATCGCCCTGCCCCCTGAGGATCACCACCCGGATGGCGGGGTTTTCTTCCGCTTCTTTAAAAAAATCTGTTAGTTCAGCGGCCATCTGCCTGCTGATCGCATTGCGCTTATCCGGCCTGGCAAGCCAAAGCGTGCAGATAAAATCCTTTACATCAACCGCTATGGTCTCAAACCGTTTCATTGCATTCAAATTTACATCCGGTACACCCCACTTCTGGGCTCGTCATATTTTTTATTCAGTGAAACGGCGATGGCCATGGCCACCACCTGCCGGGTCTGCAGGGGCTCAATGATGCCGTCGTCCCACAGGCGCGAAGTACTGTAATATGCTGAACCTTCTTTTTCGTATTTAGCGAGGATTTCGGCTTTCATGGCTTCTATTTCGGCTTCATCCACCTTTTTCCCGGCGGCTTCCATCTGATCGATCTTGACCTGGGCCAGCAC
Proteins encoded in this window:
- a CDS encoding enoyl-CoA hydratase-related protein; translation: MKRFETIAVDVKDFICTLWLARPDKRNAISRQMAAELTDFFKEAEENPAIRVVILRGQGDYFCAGGDLRWMSQGNDLQPQDRSGWVLANLYRSLYHFPKPLIALVHGAAMGGALGLIACADFVLAEDKAIFSFSEVKLGLVPATISPFVIRRIGENNAKQLMLSGKKVKAQEAIQYCLVDFQGEMKQMEQQALELAVRMAANAPEAMKACKRLIQQVAGKEIDESLSHYTAKLLTSLQESEEAKEGMQAFLEKREPVWPEKPNK